Genomic DNA from Bacteroides zhangwenhongii:
GGAATAGTAGAATTGACCGTCGGTCCGCTTTCCGGAAAATCGGAGATCGCATTCGTAAAAAAGCGGGCTTGGGAACAACCGCAGACATTCTGCACTTTTACAGGCTCAAGCGAGCGAACCGTAAAAATCTGGGTCCGGTTTACCCGTCCGGACGGTTCTCTCCCGCAAAAAAGAGAAGAGGCGGAAATGTTCCATGCGCACGCCTATCAGTTGGCTGTGAAATGTTATCAGCCGCAGATGCAGTTCAATATCTTACTCAAAGCACCTTCGCTGGAACAGTTTTCACGGTTGTCGTTCGATCCGGATCTGAAGTACCGCCCCGACTCCGTACCGTTCTATCTGTCGCAACCCGCCGGGATGCCCGAAGAGCTGTCCTATCGGGAAGCAGTACGCTCGGAAAAATCACCCTTGACACGTGCCGTTCCGGGATATGATACGGAACGGGCGGCATTCATGCTCTTCGAAGCCGCTCTGAAAAAGACACGCGAAGAAATTTATAAAGCGGAAAATGACGGAGCACGTCCCAAAGAAAATGATTTTCAAGCCATAGTGACACGACTTGCCGCCAACTGCTTCTATTCGGGCATTCCCGAAGAAGAGACGTTGAAACGCACGATCTACCATTTTTATCTGCAAAGGCAGGAAACACTGATCCGGCAGTTAATCAGGAATGTATATGAAGAGTGCGAAGGCTTCGGCAAGAAAAACAACTTCGGGAAGAAAAACAGCTTAGGCAAAGAGCAACTACTCGCCATGCAGACTGAAGAGTTTATGAAGAGACGTTACGAATTCCGTTACAATACTCAAATAGGGGAAGTCGAATATCGTGAACGAAACTCGTTCCGCTTTTATTTCAACCCGATCGACAAGCGGATATTGAACAGTATCGCGCTGGACGCGCAAGCGGAAGGTATTCCGTTGTGGGACCGGGATATCAACCGGTATATTTATTCGAATCGTGTGCCGGTATTCAATCCGCTGGAAGATTTTCTTTACCATCTCCCCGGCTGGGATGGAAAGGACCGCATCCGCAAACTGGCACAAACAGTGCCTTGCGGAAATCCGCATTGGGTGGAGCTGTTTCACCGGTGGTTTCTGAACATGGTCGTTCATTGGAGAGGTACAGATAAAATGCACGCGAACAACGTTTCTCCGCTATTGGTGGGCGCACAAGGCACGCGTAAGTCCACATTCTGCCGCAGCCTCATCCCTCCTGCCATACGTGTTTACTATACGGATAGCATTGACTTCTCGCAAAAGAAAGACGCCGAACTTTATCTGAACCGGTTTGCGCTCATCAACATTGACGAGTT
This window encodes:
- a CDS encoding BT4734/BF3469 family protein; amino-acid sequence: MKITQLRDKEETTALTTMDIETWIEKTKTEIKARPVTVFREMLKYTLPDERCYGADKLPKILPAADFRRTEGGKQMKSYNGIVELTVGPLSGKSEIAFVKKRAWEQPQTFCTFTGSSERTVKIWVRFTRPDGSLPQKREEAEMFHAHAYQLAVKCYQPQMQFNILLKAPSLEQFSRLSFDPDLKYRPDSVPFYLSQPAGMPEELSYREAVRSEKSPLTRAVPGYDTERAAFMLFEAALKKTREEIYKAENDGARPKENDFQAIVTRLAANCFYSGIPEEETLKRTIYHFYLQRQETLIRQLIRNVYEECEGFGKKNNFGKKNSLGKEQLLAMQTEEFMKRRYEFRYNTQIGEVEYRERNSFRFYFNPIDKRILNSIALDAQAEGIPLWDRDINRYIYSNRVPVFNPLEDFLYHLPGWDGKDRIRKLAQTVPCGNPHWVELFHRWFLNMVVHWRGTDKMHANNVSPLLVGAQGTRKSTFCRSLIPPAIRVYYTDSIDFSQKKDAELYLNRFALINIDEFDQISATQQGFLKHILQKPIVNIRKPHATAVLELRRYASFIATSNQKDLLTDPTGSRRFICIEVLGTIDTNRAIDYEQLYAQAMYELDHGERYWFDPAEERIMTESNREFEQVSLEEQLFYRYFRAAKEEEVGEWLSPAEILDEVGRNSAIPLSNKRVSVFGRVLRKHEIPSKRTKHGSVYHVVRLS